From Streptomyces sp. SCSIO 75703:
CGAGTGCGAGGCCGGCTGCCCGTCCTGCATCCAGTCCCCCAAGTGCGGCAACGGCAACGATCCGCTGCACAAGCGGGGTGCGGTCCGCCTGCTGACCGTGCTGCTGCGAGGCGCGGAGGGCGACGGAGGCAGTGGTGGCGGGCCCTCCGTGGCGGACTAGCCGGGAGTGCCCCACCGCCTGCCCCGGCCGGGAACGGGCGCGACGGGACGGCTCCGGCGTCACGTGCTTCGCGCCGGGCTCAGGGGCTGTCACCACCGGCTGCTCGACGACAGGCCGGGGGTCCACGCCTGCCTGCCGGGGGTCCGGGAGAGCGCCGGGAATCACCGGCCCGCGCGACCGCGACCGCACGACGGGGCTCAGGGACATCGCCGTCTTCGCCGGGGCACCGGCAGGACCCGCGGACGCGACCCCGCGCACCGGATCCCCCGCGGCACGCCCCGCCGTGCCGGTCGGTCCGGCCGGCCCCGTCCGTGAAGGGCCGCCGGACCACTCCCCCGGCTCCGGCTCCGGCCCCGCTCGGGCACGGACCTCCGCCGCGAAGGGGCCCCGGCCCGACGACGCCGTCACGTCCGAGACCTGCCCGACGAGCACGCACCGCACGAGCCGCGTGCCCTGGGCCCGTGCGATCCGGTCCGCCCGCTCGCAGGCCGCCGCATCGCCACGTGCCCAGTGGTCCGCCGCCGCGAGTGCCGCGAGGTCGGCGCCGCCGGCCGCGCGATGCCGGGCCACGACTGCCTGCCCCAGGGCCAGCACGACGCCGAACACCAGGCACAGCACGGCGATGACGACGAGACCCCAGACAGTGGCCGACCCCTGGTCGCGTGCCGGGCCGGTCGAGGCCCCGGGGACCGCGAACGCCTCCGGCTTCACAGCCCTGCCCGGCGTTCCGCGCCCGGCGGCGTCCAGGCCGTCCACGCTTCTGATCGCCGACCCGCCCGCGACGGCGTCCGGGGTGCACGCGGCACTGCCCGCCGATTCGCACCCGGCGGCGTCCAGCTCCCGGCCCGGGACGACCGCCGGACCGTGGCGGAGCGGGACGCCCCGGCCCTCCTCCGCCCCCGAGCCCGCCCAGCCGCGCGCAGGTGGCCCGCCGTCCCGGCGGAGGCACAGGAGCGCCCGCATCGGCCACCGGAGCCTGCCACGGCCCGTCACGCCCCGTCTCCCGACTCTCGGGGGCCGGGGCGCCCGGTTCCCGCTCCCCGGGCCATCGTCCGGTCCGGCGCCTGTTCCGCCGCCGCCACCGCCTCCTCGCGTACCTCGAACGGCAGGGCGCTCAGCACCGGGAGTGCGGCCACCACGACGATCCGGACCCGGCCCCCCTCCCGGCCGACCGTGATCCGCGCGC
This genomic window contains:
- a CDS encoding TadE family type IV pilus minor pilin, yielding MTAETAVVLPVLVAFAMALVWVLLVVAAQIQCVDAARAAARAAARQDPPDAVLEVARQAAPRGARITVGREGGRVRIVVVAALPVLSALPFEVREEAVAAAEQAPDRTMARGAGTGRPGPRESGDGA